The Arachis ipaensis cultivar K30076 chromosome B07, Araip1.1, whole genome shotgun sequence genomic interval agagttgatgcatgagtatgtaatacaaaagtgggaaaacttTGGGTAACTAAGGATGatttaagaagaaaatagagtatgtatgttaggtgatagcttaggataatcaaggattcaatttatagctcacttagccatatatatataccctcacctttaccttggccccattacaaccttaaaaagacctcatgatgtttgcattggtgcattaaatatttgttgattgattaggtgaagaacaaggtttagaaagcatgattagagaagagcagagtgattaccctatacattagagtgactagagtgcatatacaccatcagtgagggttcaatgcttgattctgtgttccctgctttcataagctgtcATCTTACAAGTTTAATTGcttttactgtataatttgaattagtggaacttgatttatttttgtcttgaagaacttatttatttttaactaaataagcaaaatcattttagcatatagttgcattcatatacataggttgcattgcattgcatgagtcttacttttctctactcatttgttttatctccttaagctaagcatgaggacaagctaatgtttaagtgtggggaggttgataaaccactattttatggtttatcttgtgtttaattgagttgtttcaTCAAGtcatcacccacttattcatactaattgcataattttacattttccttcctagttttattctatggttagaaacttgcttcctaaaaaactttaatttatgtattttaattcccctttataccattcgatgccgtgatccatgtgtcaagtgtttcaggctttatagggcaggaatggcttaggaaatggagaggaagcttgcaaaaatggaaggaacacaagaaactaaggagatgaccagcgaacaccgacgcgcgcgcatggctcacacgagcgcgcggaatggagaaaattgcagcgacacgtgcacgtgcctgacgcgtacgcgtagattggagtctgcacgaatgacgcgaacgcgtggacgacgcgtacgcatgacaagaaaaatcgctgaatgacgcaaacgcgtggacgacccgtacgcgtgacctgcgcgatctgcagaattaacaaaaaaagctgggggcgatttcgggccgcgttttaacccagttttcgacccaaaaacacagaataaagccagggaacatgcagagactcgacACACCTTTTTACACAACACAATTTTAGATACATTCacacattaggatagttttaggtttttagatcagAATCTAAAGAGGATTACTCtccctctaggttctctttacattcccagtttattgcttttgctgttGGATATTGAAGactcattacctccgttgaagatactattctagtttatttccctacttactcttttatttatttcatattcttaattcttgtttaaagtggttgttggattattttcatgaattgttagtgaaaaggattatttttatctttaattaattttttcaaagatttattttattcaatttattatgtcttctttttATACTTCTACGAGCGTTATATTCatatcaatggagtagactccatacttgacatggggttgattaaaaggagacacttgagttggaaggcttaagtgctggTTAAACTGGatgttgttggctagttctgtatttactaacgctagaccttcccaagggagaggactaggatttgcgaataagagttagctcaatcacttgacttttctttatttagtaagggttaactaagtgaaaaaaataacatttttaatactacacttaagagaccccaacaaggatagaacttccaattaatcattcccccagtcaaggctttttctctagaatattaataatcattcttagtttttattgatttaatttacaattatttaattactcGTTATCCAAACTTAAACTCTCttggaaattcctaattaataaaatagcatcctttctcgcaactcgttgggagacgacctgggattcatactcccagtatttttattctaaatttttgtgacatctttctaaattggtgacgcagattttagctggttaagagctatactcgcaacgttgtTCTTAcattacaatctcttaattggcctaacttctgccacgcaccatgGATCAAGTCACATGAATCAAATCCCTAACTCTAAACAGTAGCAATTAACCCCAATTAATAGAAGATATAGACAaattcttgttcaaaattttgaaccaagaatgaaaacaagaaagaaagatcAATGGGGAAGAATGAACCAGTGAAAGGGAAGAGGCCTCGATAGAACGGATGGCAGCTTTGCGACTCGACAACCCACACGGAAGGGCAGGGCGGAGCAGAGGTCAGGGATTTCGCACACCCTAGATGAGGGAGTATGAGATTCAGGAATTGTGGATCAGAGGCAAAAGCTTAAAAAATTGGGGGGTTTCTGCAAAATTGGGGGAATCGATTAATGGTTGTAATATGACAAGGGgaatgaaaaaaattgaattatgatAACATCCTCACCTAGGTGGGTTCTTCTGCAGACGTTTTGCGCCTCTATTCCTGCTCTTGTTTGGCGTGCTACCAAGCTCAACTCGCGGGTTTCAGCAAAATTGGGGGAAATCAGTTACTGGTTGTAAGataaaaaggggaattaaaaCAATGAATTATGATAAAATCCTCACCTAGCGGCATTTCTTGAAGTAGTCGCCGGGGATGTTGCGACACAGGGAGGGTGGGTGTGTTTCGTGCCTCTGGTCCCACTCTTGTTCGCGCCAAGAAGATAGGATAAAACAAGGAAGCTTGAAGATATATATACCCAATTCACAGCAGTTTTCACTGCCTAATCGCTATCCAGGGCCGTTTTGCGGCTTCTACCAGACCGTCGCTCACCTCTACCGTGATCCATCCAATCTGTGGTGATTATGGCCATGGCCGCTACTTACCTGCAGCTACTCTCCACCTCTTCCGTAGTGCAAACTACGTTGTTTACCTTAGGTCCAATTTGATTGCTTGAAAATGCAACAACAACAATCTATTAGCCACTCTGGCATTATTGAGGCTGAGTTTAGGGCATTGGCAGCAACTCAAACAGAATTAGTAATTTAGTATGGATTCAGAACTTGCTAATCGAAGTATTTTGACTTTGACTTGCACTTTGGAAGGGATCATATGAATAAAAGAAGATTATATGTCATAACACTCCTGCCTCAAGTCAGATTAATGACATATTCATGAAATTCTTGTCATTGCACCTCTATGAGAGATTTAGAGTCAAATCAAAGGTAATTTCTAACTCCCCACTCAATTTGAAGAGGTGTAAAGGAAGATATAACTGAGATTGAAGTTAATTCAAAGAttatcaaaaaatatatttataaaaaatttttgtaaaataGATGATAATAGTTAGTTTGTTTAGTTTGTTAGGCCTAGTTGTTATTATGAATAGAGATTGTTATTGTAAGTGAGATAACAATTTTCTAATTCAATACAATGCTCTTTTAGTAATGAAGTTGCATTCTAGCACATAatatttatgttctcttctctcTGTTCATAGATGAATATTGTTCTTTCAAAAATCTGTTCATATATATCAGATACATCTCAGAatcttattttgatttaattattcaAAAAGTTAGAATGATTTCAATATACACTCATATTCTTGCAAGATTAAAATAGCATATGTTTTAGTAATTTATTTGACNNTAAGTTAACTATATATTATTTGTTCATactatatttaataaaatataataaaattaaaatataaataaataaaaatttcattaatataaaaattaatacttattaataataacaaaatatctttattattaaAAAGTATCATAATTTAATAACAAGATGAACACTACTTAATTTAGAAATCTTGAGTTTAGATCAtgctttttaaaattttgaaatttttttgttgaCCGATTTACATTGATTTTCATCAGATTTTGACTAATTTATACCGATTTTCGCCAATTTTAACCAATTTATGTCGATTTTCAACCTTAAACCGTTTTAGAATTAAACCGAATCGATTTAAAATCTGATTTACCAATTTCTCAGCGAACTGGGGTCCATTTCGATTTTTACATTTTACTAGTATCCAGGTAGTCGTTAGAAATTAGACATAGAATAGAAACATTAGAGGATACCAGCGTGTCAAGGCACGTGATGTCTCCGCATCCACAGGATAGAGGAGCGTTTTAGTGATTCCGTTATTCGTTATCCGCAAACACTACAGCTGGATATTCGCTCCTCCACACTCAActccttttacttttccttttcacTTTCCTTCCAATTGTCTTTTCAGTTTTCACTCCTatattcttttctattttcaaCTGCACACTTATTcgtgtgcttcagtgcttgtgcATGTGCATGTTAAGAAGTATATAAATACTCTGATTGTCCCCAAACAACATCACTGGCTCCCTCTTCTAAACCAATATTTCATTATTCTTATAGCAATAGCTATGGTGGGGGTTTTCCGGCGTACCGTCTCATTCCCAAACAAGAATCCCAACCGTCCATCACAAAAGCCGCAGATATCACACCACATCAGGTCCATCAGTTTGCCATGCAGATCACACCCTCTCATCTCTCAGATCAAGGACGACATCAACGGCCTAACAACCTGGGCCTCCGCTTCCAAGTTCCACCCTCAGACACACTCTAGCCTCTCCCACGCCCTCACACTCCTGACCGACACACACGACACTCTTCACGATATCCTCCAGCTACCTCAGACCTGCGACTCCCTCCGATCGAACCCTCTCTGGGTTGAAAACCTTCTAGAAGATTTCCTCCGCTTCGTTGATGTCTACGGAATGTTCCAGACCTCAGTCATGTCCCTCAAAGAAGAAAACTCTGCAGCTCAGATGGCTCTTAGAAAGAGAGACCGCTCCAAGCTTGTGCTCTACGCTAAAGCCAAGAAGAAAATGGCCAAAGACATGGACAAACTCGTCAGTGGAATCACGTGCGTCACACATCAAATGCACCTTCCCAccgcctcctcctcctcctcattatCCACTGCAGCGTTCGCAGCCGCTGGGGAAGCTGAGCTGGCGCGTGTGATCTCCGACGTTATCAGCGTAACGGTAACGGTTTCTGTTGCTCTCTTTAACGGCATCGCGGCTTCGTTTGCATCCAGGAGGATGACATGGACGCAGATGGCGAAGTTGTCCAGTATAACAGGAAGGAGCAATAGCACTAGATCAATGAATTATAAGGAGCAGGAAGGAATTGAGGAGCTTCTGGAAGCGGGCGCAGTGGAAGCAGAAGGGCGTGGGAATAATCTgagaaagaagggagaagaagaagtgaGGTTagttctgaagagaatgagggaTTTGGAGAGTTGCATATGTGGGATCGAAAGTGTTACTGAGAAAGTCTTTAGGGCTCTCATCAACTCAAGAGTTGCATTGCTCAATGCTCTTACCCTTACGCAGTAAATACCGCAAAATAATTACAAAgaaaaacagataaataaaaagattacGTGCtgtttttttgttatattttgagatattttccTTGTAACAACATACAAGCATACTGAAAATGAGAAAAATAGTCCATCATGTATACATAGCGTACaaatttctacttttatttttattcggttaatagtcaaaatcctcTTTAAAAGATCACTGATTTTTATTTTGGTCtgcaaaagataaaattaatcaaaatgattttcaaaagataatTGTATAGGTCAAATTCGTCCTTCTATCATCTGAGTGGCTTAAAACATTAAATAACAGCGTAACAATTCCAAAAATAACATAATATTGTTTATTCTTTCCCAAGTCGTGATACGACATCGTTTAATCTCCAAAATGGATATTCAAGCGTTTCTTCCCATCACCATTCCTCAATTTCTTTCCTTGAAAGCGCGATCCAGAACTTCTTCGAGCGCTATCCCTCCCTCGACGTTCGCCGCTTCCACTCCTTCGCCATTCTTGCTCGTCGACGTACTACCCGTAATCGCCGACGCCATCTGCTTCCTCGGCCTCAGGCTCCACGGCTTCTGCACTGCCTCCTCCGCCTTCGCCGCTTCAGCTACCTCGGCATCATTCTACTTCTCCTCCTCCACTTCAGCCTCATGCTCGTTATTGGTGTTCCTGACGTGGTTATGAAGTGGAGGGGTGtggtttttgttttagttttggtTGTGGGCTTCTGGATGTTGTTGTGGTGGTTGGAAGGAGAAATAGCATAGCAGTTGGTCCTTGGTGGTTGCGATCTAACACATGATAGACGGTTATCAGAGTGAGAGTCATGGTCGTGATCGAAGACAGGGCGGCAGAAACGGTAGTGGTGGTGTGGTGGCTCTTGGCGTACCTCCCTATTTCAAAAACGATAAAATGAAGTTGTGAAGGAGCTGAGACTCTAACGGTGTTGTAGTCATTCACACAtgttttctcttttttgttttgccaacaaaaaaaaaagaacaacaacaaaagtTGGTTGAAATTCGAAATATTGTCGTATAGAACGTAAAAAAGTGAAAAATCCTAACATAAAAAAAGTTGAATGAGAGATGATTGCAGATGATAATGAATTTAGGATTAGAGTTTTAATATTGAGATTGATTTGTGTTAATTTAACAAACTCATCTACTATTTAACATGAACGTAGCTAAAATTTAGAGTGTGTCATACTGTCATACTATATATAATcaaaaaataaccatccaattaaaaataatgaatataatcatctgcatatctattgaattgaacatccgatatattcattgtttacattatttagtatttgcattgtctatctatacttttccttattattattattattattattattattattattattattattattattatNNNNNNNNNNNNNNNNNNNNNNNNNTATTGGATAACGGAAATTAAACTTTAGAACTTTTTTAGAGGTTTTAATACGTATTttcttataaaattaattaacctagaaatttaaactaataaataaaaatatataaacaattatattttatattatacgttgaaaaatattagaaaaccaATACTtttagtattaaaaaaaattggagtGAGTATAAAACAATTATTAGTTATCTAAAACTTCTCTTATATGTTTATACTTATTTTCGTTGTTTATACTTTATACTATATACTTGTTCATATTCTAACCCAAAAAATATAGTCAAgtgcaaaagaaataaaagtcTACCCAACGAAGGTGGCCTCATCTACTCCTACCCGACCTCATAAAGGTCGGGTGCGACGATGGCAATTCAGCCttacttatttaaataaataactaactTTTAAGATATCTCGTATCCATTTAGAAGGGAGATCTAAGAAACTTCCCGAGAAAAGGAGAATGGGCATCCACCGTTCAAGGTGAAACTACTCTAAAAGGTGGTTATcttttctactataaatacactgacacactCAGGTATATTCAGGATCCAATCTACAAAATACCTACTTAAACCCtagctaacttaagcatcgaagtcccttacaggtaccaccccctACCTCCACACGAGAAACTCGGACAGTGGTACTTTATCATCAGCAAAGTCGGATGCTGTCCTAAAAGgagtctggacctcacgttcaggcccaaatctatccgtttcaagtaaccctcagaacattggcgccgttgccagggatctAGAAGTCTACACCCACTCATAGCGGACAATCAATTTGAGGATGGTCATACGGCATCTGAATCAGAACCAGAGCCTCACAACGATGACCGAGCACTCGTGTTACCTCCATGACATGAAAGAGCGAGTGGCTCCCACGAAGAGGGTACATCAGAAAACCCACCACCGTAGTGAATCCATTCGGAAGTTCATCCACCCGAAGATGAGGAGCCCCCTCATCCTACATAGATCATGGGGCTTGTACACAGGCACCATGGTCGATTAGAGCAACATGAACAGGAGATTGAGTGACAAAGGAAAGTAGAAAGAGATTTGCAAAACGAGGTATGACATCGAAGAGAACTGGAAGAAAAACTTTCAAAACTAGAGGTCGACCTTAGAACTCAGGGTACTCGGGCTGGTCGGGGAAAGCCTCTTGGAGGAGAAGATCCATTCATTGAAGAGATCATGCGAACTAGGGTTCCTAGGAACTTCAAAAGTCCCGACATTGATCTCTATGATGGAACGATCGATGAACCAAAGCTTTCCCGACTATGTTAACCAAAGCAGCAATGAAGTGATTTGATAGCTTACCACCTAGGTTGGTGACATGTTTTGACGACCTAGCAAGGAAGACTTTTACCCGATTTTCAATTCAAAAGGACAAAGTCAAGAACGCTCAAAGTCTCCTAGGGGTtaaacaagaagttggagaaactctCCGAGATTatatggaaaaattcaacaaagCCTACTTGAAAATACAAAACTTACCTCCAGAAGCAGTGATAATGGAGTTGGTTAACAGCCTTAGAGAATGTCTATTTTCTCAAGAATAGGTagagaagtacatcaatatggaagagaaTTCCTGACTTAGAGGGCCATTTCCAAGGTAAAACCCTCCCTCCTTACCAAGTTTGGGACTAAGATAAGGAAGCAAAGAAAAAAAGGAGTAAAGCTTGGAAAAGTCACGAAGATATGATAACTACACCTTACTCCAAGTTTCTCTGACATCTACAGGAATATTTGTCGCACTaaaaaacttccacctccttgtccTATTAAGCAAAAGAAAGCTGGAAGTCGGATGGAGTATTACGAGTACAACAAGCTATATAGGCATTCCACCAATAATTGCTATGGTCTGAAAAATGTGATAGAGAaactggccagagaaggtcggttAAGCAGATACCTTGCGGATAGGTCCGACAATCAAGGGAAAAGGAAGAGAAGTGATGAAGACGGGAATCGAGGAGGTCGGCCACCACAAACCTGACAAACACATTCACATGATTGATGGAGGGTTTGTAGGAGGAGGCATAACAAAGTATTCTCGGAAAAAACATCTAAAAGAAGTCTACCAGGTCAGCAAGGAAGATAAAGTACCCGACTTACCTACAATTTTGTTCGCTAAGGAAGACGCCCAAGGGGTGACTCCTAGTCATGTTGATCCTGTTGTGATCACAATGATACTTGTCAATGCAAACCTCCACAGAGCTCTCGTAGATCAAGGGAGTTCGGCTGATATATTGTTTAAACCTACCTTTGACAAGCTCGGATTAGATGAAAAAGAGCTGAGGGCTTACCCGGATAACCTCTTCGGATTAGGCGATATGCCCATCCAACCCCTTGGTTTTAGCTCATTACATACCACTTTTGGTAAGGGTATGAAATCAAGAACCTTAAGTGTTGACTACATTGTAATCAACGTGGCATCAGCCTACAATATCTTAATAGGTCAGACAACCTTAAATCGACTAGCTGCATTCATTTCTACATCTCAcatatgcatgaaattcccaatcCTATAGGGAATCGCAATGTCAAAGGAGATCAGAAGTTAGCAAGAAAATTCTATAATTAAAGCCTAAATCTATAAGGCAGTATAAATGGTGAAAAGGTCAACACTATTGAGCTCGGTAGTGTCCGAGCACGTGAAGAGCTATGACCACAACCCGACAGAAAATTAGAAGATGAAAGAACCGGCTTAACCGctttagtaaaataataatttttaagtgtccggagtagattcaaaatttagaagttttaatttgaaaatataaaagtgaaatttaatttcaataaatt includes:
- the LOC107608296 gene encoding uncharacterized protein LOC107608296, producing MVGVFRRTVSFPNKNPNRPSQKPQISHHIRSISLPCRSHPLISQIKDDINGLTTWASASKFHPQTHSSLSHALTLLTDTHDTLHDILQLPQTCDSLRSNPLWVENLLEDFLRFVDVYGMFQTSVMSLKEENSAAQMALRKRDRSKLVLYAKAKKKMAKDMDKLVSGITCVTHQMHLPTASSSSSLSTAAFAAAGEAELARVISDVISVTVTVSVALFNGIAASFASRRMTWTQMAKLSSITGRSNSTRSMNYKEQEGIEELLEAGAVEAEGRGNNLRKKGEEEVRLVLKRMRDLESCICGIESVTEKVFRALINSRVALLNALTLTQ